A single window of Granulicella mallensis MP5ACTX8 DNA harbors:
- a CDS encoding Gfo/Idh/MocA family protein, whose amino-acid sequence MHKLLRTCPALLFALLLSYATLQPCASAQTPVPMRIALVGLVHGHTAGLLKFLPTHPEVTLVGIAEPDATLREKYKVLFHLPDNLFYTSEAEMLDHTHPEAILVYTSPLAHRAAVEMAARHHIASMVEKPFSTTLDDALAMQRASQEYHVPVLVNYATTWFPSNIEAANILASGKIGDLRKIVVHDGHRGPKETGVSPEFFRWLTDPVENGAGALFDFGCYGVDLSTWLMHGEMPLTVTAITLHIKPEIYPKVDDDSTILLTYPHTQAIIQGSWNWPYDRKDMEVYGATGYVDTLKRDKVRVRLTGETDETLKPATLLSAPQNDPLNYLAAVLHGQIQDQNDLSGTETNVKVMRILEAARESARTGRTITMTP is encoded by the coding sequence ATGCACAAGCTTCTTCGCACCTGTCCCGCCCTTCTTTTTGCGCTGCTGCTGAGCTATGCAACGCTGCAGCCGTGTGCCAGCGCACAAACACCAGTTCCGATGCGTATCGCTCTCGTTGGCCTGGTTCATGGCCATACTGCAGGCCTGCTGAAGTTTCTTCCGACTCATCCCGAGGTCACGTTAGTCGGCATCGCAGAGCCAGACGCCACACTGCGCGAGAAGTACAAAGTGCTCTTCCATCTCCCCGATAACCTCTTCTATACCTCCGAGGCGGAGATGCTCGACCATACTCACCCTGAGGCGATCCTCGTCTACACTTCGCCGCTCGCTCATCGCGCAGCCGTCGAGATGGCGGCACGTCATCATATTGCTTCCATGGTCGAGAAGCCCTTCAGCACCACGCTTGACGACGCTCTGGCCATGCAACGGGCCTCGCAGGAATATCACGTTCCTGTGCTTGTAAACTATGCCACCACCTGGTTTCCCTCGAACATCGAAGCGGCAAATATTCTTGCCAGCGGGAAGATCGGCGACCTGCGCAAGATCGTCGTTCACGACGGCCACCGCGGGCCCAAGGAGACCGGCGTCTCCCCGGAGTTCTTCCGCTGGCTCACTGACCCCGTTGAAAATGGCGCTGGAGCGCTCTTCGACTTCGGCTGCTATGGCGTCGATCTCTCCACGTGGCTGATGCACGGAGAGATGCCACTTACAGTGACGGCCATTACACTGCACATCAAGCCGGAGATCTATCCCAAGGTAGATGACGACAGCACCATCCTGCTTACGTATCCCCACACCCAGGCCATCATTCAAGGCTCGTGGAACTGGCCGTACGATCGCAAAGACATGGAAGTCTACGGTGCAACGGGCTATGTCGATACGCTGAAGCGCGATAAGGTGCGAGTGCGTCTCACTGGTGAGACTGACGAAACGCTCAAGCCCGCAACGCTTCTTTCGGCACCGCAGAATGATCCTTTGAACTATCTTGCGGCCGTGCTGCATGGTCAGATCCAGGATCAGAACGATCTCTCCGGGACGGAGACCAACGTCAAAGTCATGCGGATTCTTGAGGCGGCCCGGGAGTCTGCACGCACCGGACGAACCATTACGATGACTCCGTAA
- a CDS encoding GH92 family glycosyl hydrolase: MMQGKMQFILRRSIQLSLGALLLAAPMTGQSVSTQKTVTKPTVDYTHNVDPFIGVDWGGNTFVGSAIPYGLVKIGPDMETFDGRRSGFGYSSNGNILGFSHLHLSGAQGKYGNILVAPVTGPLKLDDIRTPRTDEVNQVGYYAAKLTRYQVKAELTSSRRVGFHRYVFPASKQSHLTINVAAALGLGNDWQAQKFLGAEIHLTSNHEAQGVARFIGGWNRGGEYKVYYYMVLDTPAEATQTWTGSTLSDAKDATVGNSTPIGATFDYTTKANQAIQAKVGISFISAEQAKQNVQQEVPAWNFATIHAAAKALWNTELAKLSLTGENDSQRHQLYSAMYHVMLMPTDRTGENPGWKSNEPYYDDFYCIWDTFRTSSPLLTMISPDRQRDIIRSLIDIYRHTGYMPDARSGNDNGRTQGGSNANVVVADAFVKGLKGIDFETAFAAMVHDAEVPPADPQKQGRGGLKDYNQKGYVTLASERAGSRTAEYSYDDFAIAEVACGLGKTKEAALYSSRTHNFANLWDKDMTVEGFRGFMRPRNPDGSWAAPYVVVRGTWPDFFYEGDIWTYSIYAPQDMRRLIELAGGNEAFVRRLDWTFLRRHFDVTNEPGFMLPVLYNYAGRPDKTADIVHMTLEKAFTDTRAGIPGNDDSGAMSSWLIFSTLGIFPVAGQDVYLISTPSIPDASLSLGNGKKFRIVAKNLDGDGLNRYVQSATLNGVDLPNAWFRHAQIKDGATLVLTMGPAPSAWGTVTPPPSMSDADFHSCVDWKLQNHASE; this comes from the coding sequence ATGATGCAAGGGAAGATGCAATTCATCCTTCGGCGTTCGATACAGCTCTCGCTCGGCGCTCTGCTGCTCGCTGCGCCCATGACAGGGCAGTCTGTCTCAACGCAAAAGACCGTGACCAAGCCAACAGTGGATTACACCCACAACGTCGATCCCTTCATCGGTGTAGATTGGGGCGGTAATACATTTGTTGGTTCCGCCATTCCTTACGGCCTCGTCAAGATCGGCCCTGACATGGAGACCTTCGATGGCCGCCGCTCCGGCTTCGGTTATTCCAGCAATGGCAACATCCTCGGCTTTTCGCATCTGCACCTCAGTGGCGCGCAGGGCAAGTACGGCAACATCCTCGTCGCGCCTGTCACCGGTCCACTCAAGCTGGACGACATCAGAACTCCACGCACGGACGAGGTCAACCAAGTCGGCTACTATGCGGCAAAGCTCACGCGTTACCAGGTGAAGGCTGAGCTGACCAGCAGCCGCCGCGTCGGCTTCCATCGCTATGTATTTCCAGCCTCCAAGCAGTCGCATCTTACGATCAACGTGGCCGCCGCCCTGGGCCTCGGGAATGATTGGCAGGCACAGAAGTTTCTCGGAGCGGAGATTCACCTTACCTCGAACCACGAGGCGCAGGGCGTAGCGCGCTTCATCGGCGGTTGGAATCGCGGCGGAGAGTACAAGGTCTACTACTACATGGTGCTCGACACACCGGCCGAGGCGACGCAGACCTGGACCGGAAGCACGCTCTCCGATGCGAAAGACGCTACCGTCGGAAACAGCACTCCTATCGGCGCTACGTTCGATTACACGACGAAGGCCAACCAGGCGATTCAGGCCAAGGTAGGAATCTCCTTCATCAGCGCCGAGCAGGCGAAGCAGAACGTGCAGCAGGAGGTTCCCGCGTGGAACTTCGCTACCATTCATGCCGCGGCGAAAGCTCTCTGGAATACGGAGCTCGCGAAGTTGAGTCTTACTGGCGAGAACGATTCTCAGCGGCACCAACTCTATTCGGCGATGTACCACGTCATGCTGATGCCTACGGATCGCACTGGCGAGAACCCTGGCTGGAAATCCAACGAACCTTACTACGATGACTTCTATTGCATCTGGGATACGTTCCGTACCTCAAGCCCTCTGCTTACGATGATCTCTCCCGATCGCCAGCGCGATATTATCCGCTCGCTCATCGACATCTATCGCCATACGGGCTACATGCCCGACGCCCGCAGCGGCAATGACAACGGACGCACCCAGGGCGGCTCCAACGCCAACGTCGTTGTTGCCGATGCTTTCGTAAAAGGCCTCAAAGGTATCGACTTCGAGACAGCCTTTGCCGCCATGGTTCACGATGCAGAGGTGCCTCCGGCCGATCCGCAGAAGCAGGGAAGAGGTGGGCTGAAGGACTACAACCAGAAGGGTTATGTCACGCTGGCCAGCGAGCGTGCGGGTTCGCGCACGGCGGAGTACAGCTACGATGACTTCGCTATTGCCGAAGTAGCCTGCGGGCTCGGCAAGACGAAGGAGGCTGCGCTCTACTCCAGCCGCACGCATAACTTCGCGAACCTGTGGGACAAGGACATGACGGTCGAAGGCTTCAGGGGTTTTATGCGGCCACGCAATCCGGATGGCTCCTGGGCCGCACCGTATGTTGTTGTTCGCGGCACGTGGCCGGACTTCTTCTATGAGGGCGATATCTGGACGTACTCCATCTATGCCCCGCAGGATATGCGCCGCCTGATCGAACTGGCCGGTGGCAATGAAGCGTTCGTCCGTCGCCTCGATTGGACGTTCCTGCGCCGTCACTTCGACGTCACGAATGAGCCCGGCTTTATGCTTCCCGTGCTCTACAACTATGCCGGACGTCCCGATAAGACTGCCGACATCGTTCACATGACTCTTGAGAAGGCCTTCACTGATACTCGCGCGGGCATTCCCGGCAATGACGATTCAGGCGCGATGTCTAGCTGGCTGATCTTCTCCACGCTGGGCATCTTTCCGGTTGCCGGTCAGGATGTTTACCTGATCAGCACACCGAGCATTCCTGACGCTTCGCTCTCGCTGGGCAACGGCAAGAAGTTCCGCATCGTCGCGAAAAACCTCGATGGGGATGGGCTCAATCGTTATGTGCAGTCCGCCACCTTGAACGGAGTGGATCTGCCGAACGCGTGGTTCCGTCATGCACAGATCAAGGATGGAGCCACGCTGGTTCTCACCATGGGACCGGCTCCCTCCGCCTGGGGTACGGTCACGCCTCCGCCTTCGATGAGCGATGCCGACTTCCATAGCTGTGTGGACTGGAAGCTGCAGAATCACGCCTCAGAATAA
- a CDS encoding TonB-dependent receptor, producing MFRKSMPLSSPNERFRRPFAAKFLIEGLSRVTSSFGPISLMLLLLAGMFVLRPTALWAQSDNSSIAGTITDPSGAEIGQASITVTSELNGAVHKTASNKSGFYTIAGLSPGKYTVMVTAPGFSTVTKTNNNLDPSLPATVNVMLPVGNNTEQVEVTAQETTLQADTATLGRVITSSQADNLPLNGRNPIYLALTKAGITSITSNVSTQSYSTGLGAININGARERDNLLTYDGAVAVRIRASGDSVGTPDLDAVQEVQVLSTNYPAEYGRSIGGQIRIITKSGGDHFHGSIYEYLQNPVLNANSWVRNDNANNSNPNYPAALKTNSVAPFTFNQFGFVFDGPLYVPKVLPKGKVFFLYSEAFVHNPSLSTETDAVPNAAFRTGDFSSLITGNPKTNHYIADPKLAPLVCDVANGGPGCFPGNIIPQSRLSPNGVGLLTAFPTPTPGFQIGANNLLETARYPIHQEIDSGNLDIIPTDKDYIRFRFIHFFYYEVNPFATSNYDIVPRIYNRPNQTGSLDWVHTFGPHTTNEVLFTASHDAARLSIDTSTGTYNRAAYGINYPYLFPQGKDLPNKIPTIAFDTTGITTLDGSTYPSHSQGEIFDYADTFTRIIGNHILRAGGLYERAGENDDDQIAFSNGTTGQTNNQNGKFDFSSLTSGGTGYDLANAALGIFNTYSEIGPRNETPSRANMFEIFAQDSWKATPKLHLEYGIRYSSIHPFYSLWNNAGTFDPAFYNANTAVQVNPSTGNPIAGSGDPLDGTVLFGNGFPSSANGHVAIASTGQYNNLFHNLPRGYIHVQKLLLQPRVGIAYSLNSKTVLRTGFGRYTSRQGTSDSVFLGGFAPLQQVVSISGGSADNPGGTAAATGSYPTLAGEINQQSPQPEAYIWNVSVERELGFDTVADISYVGRHALHQQFEADVNQAPAGSAYLPTGTNGVNAYRPYKGYAAITEVYQGDTAFYQGLQIDVNHRFSHGLGFGVAYTFAHSRDCGSFQKNFLPNADDTKGLCGTADYDVRQVLVLNSVYRIPFRSHSRIANEALGGWQLSQAYQFQTGTPLEVLTTQDVAGVGAGFQGQFLQITPGANLRGNGKFSNGTDSNFWFNTTNPDGSSIFTLPNKGTFTTQHNRNILYGPGQDSFNASLQKRFMTYKDQFLSFRFDAFNFPNHPNLSAPDSTYTDAAFGRVTSKTGQRAMQASLRYSF from the coding sequence GTGTTCAGAAAGTCTATGCCGCTATCCAGCCCCAACGAACGGTTCCGCAGGCCTTTCGCCGCGAAGTTTCTGATCGAAGGACTGTCACGCGTTACATCCAGCTTTGGTCCTATCTCTCTCATGCTTTTGCTGCTTGCTGGCATGTTTGTTCTTCGCCCGACTGCTCTATGGGCACAGTCCGATAACTCCTCGATCGCCGGCACAATCACCGACCCTTCCGGCGCGGAGATCGGCCAGGCATCTATCACCGTCACCAGTGAACTCAATGGCGCGGTGCATAAGACTGCGAGCAATAAATCGGGGTTTTATACGATCGCCGGACTTTCGCCAGGGAAATATACCGTCATGGTTACAGCGCCGGGTTTTAGCACTGTAACGAAGACGAATAACAACCTCGATCCCTCGCTCCCTGCCACGGTCAATGTCATGCTCCCCGTCGGCAATAATACGGAACAGGTCGAAGTGACTGCGCAAGAGACGACGTTGCAGGCCGACACCGCCACACTGGGAAGAGTGATCACCAGCAGCCAGGCGGATAACCTGCCGCTAAATGGACGCAATCCTATCTACCTTGCACTCACCAAAGCTGGTATTACCAGTATCACCAGTAACGTCTCGACACAGAGCTACAGCACGGGACTTGGCGCTATCAACATCAATGGTGCTCGTGAACGCGACAACCTGCTGACCTATGACGGCGCGGTGGCCGTCCGCATCCGTGCCAGCGGCGACTCGGTCGGCACCCCCGATCTGGACGCCGTGCAGGAGGTTCAGGTTCTTTCCACCAACTACCCGGCAGAGTATGGCCGATCGATTGGCGGACAGATCCGCATCATCACCAAGAGCGGTGGCGACCACTTCCACGGCAGCATCTATGAGTATCTTCAGAACCCAGTTCTGAACGCGAATAGCTGGGTGCGCAACGATAACGCCAACAATTCAAATCCCAATTATCCAGCCGCGCTCAAAACCAACTCTGTAGCGCCGTTCACCTTCAACCAGTTTGGTTTTGTTTTCGACGGACCGCTCTATGTCCCGAAAGTTCTCCCCAAGGGCAAGGTCTTTTTCCTATACTCTGAGGCCTTTGTTCATAACCCATCGCTCTCCACAGAAACCGATGCGGTGCCCAATGCGGCCTTCAGAACAGGCGACTTCAGTTCGCTGATTACCGGCAACCCGAAGACCAATCACTACATCGCAGACCCAAAGCTGGCACCCCTTGTCTGCGACGTTGCGAATGGCGGTCCTGGATGTTTTCCCGGCAATATCATTCCTCAATCTCGCCTCAGCCCGAATGGCGTAGGTCTGCTTACCGCGTTCCCGACGCCGACGCCCGGCTTCCAGATCGGCGCGAACAACCTGCTGGAGACTGCAAGATATCCGATTCATCAGGAGATCGACAGCGGCAACCTCGACATCATCCCGACGGATAAGGATTACATCCGCTTCCGTTTCATCCATTTCTTCTACTACGAGGTCAACCCGTTTGCGACCTCCAACTACGACATCGTTCCTCGTATCTATAACCGTCCGAACCAGACCGGTTCGCTCGACTGGGTCCATACCTTCGGCCCCCACACCACGAACGAGGTACTGTTCACGGCCAGCCACGATGCCGCGCGTCTGAGCATCGATACCTCTACGGGCACTTATAACCGTGCAGCCTACGGTATCAACTATCCCTATCTCTTCCCGCAGGGGAAGGACCTTCCGAATAAGATCCCCACGATTGCGTTCGACACTACTGGCATTACGACGCTGGACGGCAGCACCTATCCTTCGCACTCGCAGGGCGAGATCTTCGACTACGCCGATACGTTTACGCGCATCATCGGCAACCACATCCTGCGTGCTGGTGGACTGTACGAACGCGCGGGCGAGAACGACGATGACCAGATCGCCTTCTCCAACGGCACTACAGGACAGACCAACAATCAGAACGGTAAGTTCGACTTCTCGAGCCTGACGTCAGGCGGTACAGGGTATGACCTCGCCAACGCGGCACTGGGTATCTTCAATACCTACTCCGAAATTGGACCGCGCAACGAGACTCCCAGCCGTGCCAATATGTTCGAGATTTTTGCACAGGACTCCTGGAAGGCCACGCCCAAGCTGCACCTCGAGTACGGCATTCGCTATAGCAGCATCCACCCGTTCTACAGCCTCTGGAATAACGCCGGCACCTTTGATCCGGCCTTCTACAACGCCAACACGGCCGTGCAGGTAAACCCTTCTACCGGTAATCCTATTGCCGGTAGCGGAGATCCTCTGGACGGTACCGTTCTCTTTGGCAATGGCTTTCCTTCCAGCGCAAACGGCCATGTCGCCATCGCGTCGACGGGGCAGTACAACAATCTCTTCCACAACCTGCCTCGCGGCTACATCCATGTGCAGAAGCTGCTGTTGCAGCCTCGCGTCGGTATTGCCTACTCCTTGAACAGCAAGACCGTTCTGCGCACGGGCTTCGGCCGGTATACCAGCCGTCAGGGCACCTCGGACAGCGTCTTCCTGGGCGGCTTTGCCCCCTTGCAGCAGGTCGTTTCCATCTCCGGCGGCAGTGCGGACAACCCTGGTGGAACAGCGGCGGCAACAGGCTCTTACCCAACGCTGGCGGGTGAGATCAACCAGCAGTCGCCCCAGCCCGAAGCCTACATCTGGAACGTTTCGGTGGAGCGCGAACTAGGCTTCGATACTGTCGCCGATATCTCTTACGTCGGTCGTCACGCGCTGCATCAGCAGTTCGAAGCGGACGTCAACCAGGCCCCCGCGGGAAGCGCCTATTTACCCACAGGCACCAACGGCGTCAACGCCTACCGCCCGTATAAGGGATATGCCGCCATCACCGAGGTCTACCAGGGAGATACCGCGTTCTATCAGGGTTTGCAGATCGACGTGAACCATCGCTTCAGCCATGGCCTCGGCTTCGGTGTTGCTTACACCTTTGCCCACTCGCGAGATTGCGGTTCCTTCCAGAAGAACTTTCTCCCCAATGCCGACGACACCAAAGGCCTCTGCGGAACGGCTGATTATGACGTCCGCCAGGTACTCGTCCTCAACTCCGTCTATCGCATTCCCTTCCGCAGCCACAGCCGTATCGCGAATGAAGCCCTGGGCGGCTGGCAGCTCTCGCAGGCCTACCAGTTCCAGACGGGTACACCTCTCGAAGTCTTAACGACACAGGATGTCGCCGGTGTCGGTGCGGGCTTCCAGGGTCAGTTCCTGCAGATCACCCCTGGTGCAAATCTCCGCGGCAACGGTAAGTTCTCCAACGGAACCGACTCCAACTTCTGGTTCAACACCACGAACCCCGACGGCAGCTCGATCTTTACATTGCCGAACAAAGGTACCTTTACCACCCAGCACAATCGCAACATCCTCTATGGTCCTGGGCAGGACAGCTTCAATGCCAGCTTGCAGAAGCGGTTCATGACCTACAAGGATCAGTTCCTGTCCTTCCGGTTCGATGCCTTCAACTTTCCCAACCATCCCAACCTCTCCGCTCCGGATTCCACTTACACGGATGCGGCCTTCGGCAGAGTCACCAGTAAGACGGGGCAGCGTGCGATGCAGGCCAGCCTTCGCTATTCGTTCTAG
- a CDS encoding phosphatidylinositol-specific phospholipase C1-like protein produces the protein MDEMTKLLATLSLIAMVPLCGVAQQATAVRQDRTLRINQIQVIGSHNSYHTGIAPSERKFIEQQNPKAMRALDYAHAPLPDQLTGGVRQLEIDVYADTKGGRYAHPAIVDKVAAAGLPADPDFDPNHEMDKPGFKVMHVLDFDQRSSCHTFVACLTVIKEWSKQHPRHVPIFILVETKQGRPGAPPAAHGPEPFTSATFDALDAEIRSVFTEKEMVTPDQVRGSYDTLLDAVLASGSGTLGKKAGGWPTLAEARGKVVFLMDQRPVEAVYTEGHPSLRGRVIFTNATPGAPDAAFTEENSGTKAEIDALAKQGYLIRTRTDDGTEEARTNDRTRTELALSSGAQMLSTDYPSSEPSQWTGFFVGLPHGLVARCNPVTAPAGCVDSLLEPSSTK, from the coding sequence ATGGATGAGATGACGAAACTTCTGGCAACACTCTCCTTGATCGCAATGGTTCCGCTCTGCGGTGTGGCGCAACAGGCAACAGCTGTCAGGCAGGATCGGACCTTGCGCATTAACCAGATTCAGGTGATCGGCAGCCACAACAGCTACCACACAGGGATCGCGCCGAGTGAGCGGAAGTTCATCGAACAGCAGAACCCCAAGGCCATGCGGGCACTCGATTATGCGCACGCGCCGCTCCCGGATCAGCTCACCGGTGGAGTTCGCCAGTTGGAGATCGACGTCTATGCGGATACCAAGGGCGGTCGTTATGCCCACCCGGCTATCGTCGATAAGGTTGCGGCAGCGGGTCTGCCTGCCGATCCGGACTTCGATCCGAACCACGAGATGGACAAGCCCGGCTTCAAGGTCATGCACGTGCTGGATTTTGATCAGCGCAGCTCCTGCCATACCTTCGTCGCCTGCCTGACGGTGATCAAAGAATGGTCGAAGCAGCATCCCCGGCATGTGCCGATCTTCATCCTGGTCGAGACGAAGCAGGGAAGACCTGGCGCACCGCCAGCGGCCCACGGACCAGAGCCGTTCACCTCTGCGACCTTCGATGCGCTGGACGCCGAGATACGTTCCGTCTTTACGGAAAAAGAGATGGTCACTCCGGACCAGGTTCGGGGCAGCTATGACACTCTGCTCGATGCCGTTCTCGCCAGTGGAAGCGGCACCCTGGGCAAGAAAGCCGGTGGCTGGCCCACGCTGGCGGAAGCCCGCGGCAAGGTCGTCTTTCTGATGGACCAGAGGCCCGTAGAGGCGGTTTACACCGAGGGCCATCCCTCGCTTCGCGGACGCGTGATCTTTACCAATGCCACCCCGGGTGCTCCGGACGCAGCCTTTACGGAAGAGAACAGCGGAACGAAGGCGGAGATCGATGCGCTCGCCAAGCAGGGCTACCTGATTCGCACACGTACGGACGATGGTACGGAAGAGGCTCGTACCAATGACCGTACCCGCACCGAGCTGGCGCTTTCCAGCGGGGCGCAGATGTTGAGCACGGACTATCCCTCTTCCGAGCCTTCGCAATGGACGGGCTTTTTCGTTGGTCTGCCACACGGACTCGTGGCGCGTTGCAATCCTGTGACGGCACCTGCGGGCTGTGTGGACTCGCTACTTGAACCATCGAGCACGAAGTAA
- a CDS encoding amidohydrolase family protein, which produces MECIDAHHHLWKYSPEDYPWMSDKMEVLRHDYLLPELEAITTAAGVTGTVVVQAQQTLAETEWMLSLAKDSQRIRGVVGWAPLVEPKIEACLEEIARHPKLKGLRHILQDEADDRYMLRNDFNRGIACLQQFDLRYDLLVFERHLLQTIEFVDRHPKQIFILDHIAKPLIREQAMEPWRSNLRELARRENVYCKLSGMTTEADWSSWSEQQLWPYMETVLSAFGAERLMFGSDWPVLNLASDYTAWIELVRRAIAKLSPDEQEQILAKTAIEAYGL; this is translated from the coding sequence ATGGAATGTATCGACGCACATCATCATCTCTGGAAGTATTCCCCTGAGGACTATCCCTGGATGTCGGACAAGATGGAGGTTCTCCGTCACGATTACCTCCTTCCCGAGCTTGAGGCGATTACGACCGCGGCTGGTGTTACCGGAACTGTTGTCGTCCAGGCACAGCAAACGCTTGCGGAGACCGAGTGGATGCTTTCGCTGGCGAAGGATAGTCAACGTATCCGTGGCGTAGTGGGTTGGGCGCCGCTGGTAGAGCCAAAGATCGAAGCCTGTCTTGAAGAAATTGCGCGGCATCCGAAGTTGAAGGGGCTACGCCACATCCTGCAGGACGAGGCGGACGATCGCTACATGCTGCGCAACGACTTCAATCGCGGCATCGCCTGCTTGCAGCAGTTCGATCTGAGATATGACCTGCTGGTCTTTGAGCGGCACCTGCTCCAGACGATCGAGTTCGTAGATCGGCATCCCAAGCAGATCTTCATCCTCGACCACATCGCCAAGCCCCTGATCCGCGAACAGGCGATGGAGCCGTGGAGATCGAACCTGCGTGAGCTTGCCCGGCGCGAGAACGTTTATTGCAAGCTCTCCGGCATGACGACGGAGGCGGACTGGAGTTCGTGGAGCGAGCAACAGCTATGGCCTTACATGGAGACTGTGCTTTCCGCCTTCGGCGCAGAGCGGCTCATGTTTGGTTCCGACTGGCCTGTACTCAATCTGGCGTCAGACTACACAGCATGGATTGAGCTCGTGAGACGTGCGATCGCTAAACTCTCGCCGGACGAACAGGAACAGATCCTGGCGAAGACAGCGATAGAAGCTTATGGGCTCTGA
- a CDS encoding fasciclin domain-containing protein — MKKFPVMVLTAILALSGIAAHAQKDPDVGGAAMYPTKNIVENAVNSKDHTTLVAAVKAAGLVDTLEGPGPFTVFAPTNAAFDKLPAGTVDTLLKPENKDTLVKVLTYHVVSGKVTAKDLKKQIKEGGGKAVLKTVQGGSLTATMQSGKIILTDEKGGTSTVTIADVFQSNGVIHVVDTVLMPN; from the coding sequence ATGAAGAAGTTTCCTGTAATGGTTCTGACGGCAATACTCGCGCTCTCCGGCATCGCAGCCCATGCGCAGAAAGACCCGGATGTAGGCGGAGCAGCGATGTATCCCACGAAGAACATCGTCGAAAACGCCGTAAACTCCAAAGACCACACGACGCTCGTCGCAGCCGTCAAGGCAGCCGGGCTGGTAGATACATTGGAGGGCCCTGGCCCCTTCACCGTCTTTGCCCCAACCAATGCAGCCTTTGACAAGTTGCCTGCCGGCACTGTCGATACCTTGCTGAAGCCTGAGAACAAGGACACGCTGGTGAAGGTTCTCACCTATCACGTAGTCTCCGGCAAGGTGACCGCAAAGGACCTGAAGAAGCAGATCAAGGAGGGTGGCGGCAAGGCTGTCCTGAAGACTGTTCAGGGTGGCAGCCTGACAGCAACGATGCAGAGCGGGAAGATCATCCTGACAGATGAAAAGGGTGGCACATCGACGGTGACCATCGCCGATGTATTCCAATCGAACGGCGTGATCCATGTTGTCGATACCGTTCTAATGCCCAACTAA
- a CDS encoding ferritin-like domain-containing protein: MKTLDSIVDKALSRRSFLAGAGAVAATTAVVGCGGNGNNMPPVTTPPPTGGSPTFTDTDVLNFALNLEYLEAQFYLYAATGAGLQSSDTTPGSAAPSQTAGKVTVGSAAAVPGLTPAQQEILNEIAYEEQTHVQFLRKALGSAAVGMPDIDLSFFGPLAVAAGITTAATGAGAFNPFSSFDYFLVGSFIFEDVGVTAYSGAAPLITAAGVTAGYLTAAAGILAVEAYHAGYVRTSLTGRAIAAGSEAAYPYLAAANKVAALRATLTVGNSNAPSTSGSVETLLTLPTSLTMPSAIVAADPGNAVGFSRSVDQVLHIVYGSPMVGVKSGGFFPSGVNSVFATTTA; encoded by the coding sequence GTGAAGACACTCGATTCAATTGTTGATAAAGCTCTCTCTCGGCGATCGTTTCTCGCAGGCGCTGGAGCCGTGGCCGCTACTACAGCGGTGGTCGGCTGCGGCGGCAATGGCAATAACATGCCCCCCGTCACTACACCGCCGCCTACAGGTGGCAGCCCAACCTTTACCGACACGGACGTTCTAAACTTCGCTCTCAACCTTGAATATCTTGAGGCACAGTTTTACCTCTATGCCGCAACTGGCGCAGGGCTTCAGAGCTCCGATACAACTCCAGGTTCCGCTGCCCCCTCACAGACTGCGGGTAAGGTCACCGTGGGCAGTGCTGCCGCGGTCCCAGGACTTACGCCCGCGCAGCAGGAGATCCTGAACGAGATCGCCTACGAGGAGCAGACTCACGTCCAATTCCTTCGCAAGGCACTCGGTTCGGCTGCGGTTGGCATGCCTGACATCGATCTCTCCTTCTTCGGACCTCTCGCGGTCGCAGCCGGCATCACTACGGCAGCCACTGGCGCAGGTGCGTTCAATCCGTTCTCCAGCTTTGACTATTTCCTCGTCGGCTCCTTCATCTTCGAGGACGTAGGAGTCACAGCCTACTCCGGCGCCGCTCCTCTGATCACTGCTGCAGGTGTAACAGCCGGTTACCTCACCGCTGCCGCAGGCATTCTCGCCGTCGAGGCCTACCACGCTGGCTACGTCCGCACATCACTCACTGGACGCGCCATCGCCGCCGGTTCCGAGGCTGCCTACCCGTACCTGGCCGCTGCCAACAAAGTAGCGGCTCTGCGAGCGACACTCACCGTCGGCAACAGCAATGCGCCTTCGACGAGCGGCTCAGTCGAGACGCTGCTCACCTTGCCCACCAGCCTGACCATGCCAAGTGCCATCGTTGCCGCCGATCCTGGCAATGCCGTTGGCTTCTCGCGCAGTGTGGATCAGGTTCTGCACATCGTCTACGGTTCGCCGATGGTCGGCGTCAAGAGCGGCGGTTTCTTCCCCAGCGGCGTCAACAGCGTCTTCGCCACCACCACAGCCTAA